The stretch of DNA GAGCCGTACACGCGCTTCGACGACACGATGCGGACGAATCTCCGCGGCGTCTTCACGACGGTCAAGGAGTCGCTCCCACATCTCGCGGCGGACGCCCGTATCCTCGTTCCGTCCGGGAGCGTCGCACGTGAGTCGACGCCGGGGATGGGTGCCTACGCCGTCTCGAAGGCGGGCGCCGAGGCGCTGGTTCGGGGGTTCGCGGCCGACGTGGATCAGTCCGCCGCCGTCGTCGACCCCGGCTACGTCGCCACCGACCTCAGCGGCGGCAAGGGTCGCGACCCGGACGACGTGGCGCCGATGTTCGTGTGGGCGGCCAGCGACGCCGACGACGTGGACGGCGAGGTCCTCGACCTGCGCGCGTGGAAGTCGGCGACCCGGTAGCCGAACCGAACGTATTATTAATTGTGGCCATTTCCTTGTTAATATGAGTCGTTTCTCCCTCGCTGGCGGAGCCGCGGCCGGCATCCTGACTCTCCTCTCCGGCCTCGCGGCGACCGTCGGCGCGTGGAAGCTTCTCGGCATCTCGTGGGTCGCCTTCGCGGCGATGGCGCTCGGGATTCCGCTCGGGCGCCACACCCTCGGCGACCGGTCGTGGGCGCTCGTGTGGGGGTACGGCCTCGCCGCCGGGGCGATGGTCACCAGCGCCGCCGTCTTCCTCGTCCCGCAGGCCATCGCGCACGACGCCAACTTCGGCGGCTTCGGCGTCGCGCTCGGCCTGCTGGTGGGCTTCGCCGGCCACACCGTCGGCCACCGCCTCGCCCACTACGACCTCCCGCTCGACCGCACCGTCGCCGAGCTCTCGGCCCACGCCTTCTCCGCGGGGCTGATCATCGGCATCGTCTACGGAAACATGCCCGACCTCGGTCCGATCCTCGGCCTCGCTATCGTCTCTCACAAGGGGCCGGCGGGCTACGCGGCCGCCCGCCGCCTCGTCTCGAACGGCCGCGATCCGACCGTCCTCCTCCTCCCCGCCGCGGGCGTCGGCATCGCGGCCATCGTCGCCAGCCTGATCCAGTTGCCGGCCGCCCCCGCGGTTCGGGGCGTCGTCTTCGGCTTCGCCGCGGGCATCTTCCTCCACGTCGCCATGGATTTCCTCCCGCGGTGTGAGATCGGAAGCGACGTACACGAACTCCTGACGGTCACCGGCGACGCCCACGACCTGTTGGATCAAC from Haloplanus salinus encodes:
- a CDS encoding SDR family oxidoreductase, producing MDETNVVVTGASRGIGASVVREFAAAGAHVTCCARTMEKLESVVESAAGPVTPVRADVRDEFDVERLMETAAGEGAIDVVVANAAVNHGSAGESPLGEEPYTRFDDTMRTNLRGVFTTVKESLPHLAADARILVPSGSVARESTPGMGAYAVSKAGAEALVRGFAADVDQSAAVVDPGYVATDLSGGKGRDPDDVAPMFVWAASDADDVDGEVLDLRAWKSATR
- a CDS encoding ZIP family metal transporter: MSRFSLAGGAAAGILTLLSGLAATVGAWKLLGISWVAFAAMALGIPLGRHTLGDRSWALVWGYGLAAGAMVTSAAVFLVPQAIAHDANFGGFGVALGLLVGFAGHTVGHRLAHYDLPLDRTVAELSAHAFSAGLIIGIVYGNMPDLGPILGLAIVSHKGPAGYAAARRLVSNGRDPTVLLLPAAGVGIAAIVASLIQLPAAPAVRGVVFGFAAGIFLHVAMDFLPRCEIGSDVHELLTVTGDAHDLLDQLRVHAVLSTGLGGIAVFIVWVVVA